TCATGGATAAACAGCCGTTGAATAAATGGCAGATTATATTCTCTTGTGGCCGGATCTATTAGGTGTATGGCAGCTATATCTGTTGCTCCCCGGTACAGCATCATTAACCCTTCTAAACTGCCGATGTAGGACGAGTGCAAAAGCAGAGCAGGAGTAGCTACGTTCATGAAGCGGGTCATGTGCTCAATGAGAAAATCATGACTGCCCGCCAAGCGTAAGGCGGGGCTGGGATAGCTAGGCACGATGGCGTTGCGGCTTTCTATCGTTGAGTAAGAGGTTGTAGAGGATGGAGCGGATACTTTCGTTTGTCTTTTATAAGCTTCCAGATCCTGCGGTTCGATACGCATCTTATTCCCTACGCGAAAAGCAGCCAATTCTCCGCGCTTAATTAACTCATAGACCGTATGTTTTGAGATTTGCAGCAACTCGGCCACCTCATCAGGTGTATAAGGCCGGTTTTCTTTTCTCACCGAGGCACACCTCTATCTGTTTTGTGATAAATTTTGGATAAAAAGTTTAAGACTAGTTTAAATGGTCTAGTATTTAGTGTCAATATATTTTGTATATTTTTATCAAGTTTCATTTGTTTTTGTTAAGTTTTGTTATCCGATCAGGAGGCAACATACATCCTTTTCAATTTGATATCAGTTGGGAGTGAACACATGGTTTTTAGCCAAATGATATGGTATACTCAAATGTTAAGAACATTTTTTCATGTGAGCAGCTACATATAAGCTAACTCCGGAAGGGCCTTCCCGTGGACCGGTTGAAGGCCCCTCCACTTTGCAGAGGTGTTTGGCCATGACAAACAACAATGCCACTCAAACCATCTATCCCATTCTGCTTATTATCGGTTTTGTTCATTTGCTTACTGATGCCATCCAATCTGTTATTCCGGCCATGTTTCCGATTTTGGAACAGTCCATGGGATTGACTTTTTTACAATTGGGTATTATTGCTTTTGCACTCAATATGACCTCATCTATCATGCAGCCGGTTGTGGGCTGGTTGACAGATAAGCGCCCCTCTCCTTTTGCGTTACCAATCGGATTGTGCTTTACTCTTGTGGGTATCATCGGCATTGCTGTGGCACCGAGTTTTTGGTACGCCCTGTTATCAGCTCTATTAATCGGTCTGGGTTCTGCGACTTTTCACCCGGAAGGCTCCCGGGTGGCCTATATGGCAGCGGGTAACCGGAGGGGATTGGCCCAGTCCATTTATCAGGTGGGGGGCAATACAGGGCAGGCGATGGCGCCTCTCATCACAGCCCTTATTTTGGTTCCGCTAGGACAATTTGGTGCCATTTGGTTCACCATTGTCACTTTGATTGCCATTGCCTTGCTCCTATATATTGCCAGTTGGTACCGTACGCAGTTGCAGGAGGGCAGGAAGAAGAAGAGCAGGCAAACGGTCAATCAGGTTAAAGTGGGGGGTTACACCATTGGCTTTGCCCTGTGTTTGCTGGTTTTTCTTGTTTTTGCCCGCTCTTGGTACCATGCGGCGATCACCAATTTCTATGCCTTTTACTTGATTGAGCAGTATCAGTTAACGATTCGCCAGTCTCAGGTGTACATTTTTCTTTTTCTGGCGGCCGGGGCTATTGGCACTTTTGCCGGTGGACCACTGGCCGACCGTTTTGGCAAACGGAATATCCTCTTTTTCTCTATGGTGGGCAGTGCCCCGCTGGCGTTGTGGCTGCCCCACGCCGGACCACTCATGGCCTATGTACTGATGACCTTGATTGGGTTTATTATCTTATCCAGTTTTGCCGTAGTCGTTGTCTATGCCCAGGAGTTATTACCCGGGAAAATAGGTATGGTGTCCGGATTAATTGTTGGTCTGGCCTTTGGTATGGGGGCGATCGGATCCGTTGCACTGGGCTGGCTGGCTGATTTAACCGGTTTGCGGCTGACCATGATAGGGGTCGCCTGTCTGCCGCTTGTGGGACTGTTAGCTATCCTGCTGCCTGCTGACCAGACAATTAAAACGTGGTACACACCAAATCTTCCTTCTCAAGGGGAACAGGCTTCGTCCCCTGCGGGAAGAGCATAGCAGAAAAGCGCAGCATAAACTGCTCATATACAAATAGCTGCTCCAAAATTAAAAGGCACTGAATTGGCAGGCACAGTTTCATAGGGACGGTGCCTGCAGTGTTGTCAGGGAGCTTTTAGGATGAGATTGTCTCTAAATATGGGGATTGACTTGGCTCAACTGTGTATATTATTATATACACATAAACACAATAACAGTACACTATAGAGATGCAAATCAGTAAGTGAGAGAGGGGATTGGCATGTTGGTCAATAAGGATGCCTGGTGGATTGTTTTTCAGGAACTAAAATTATTAGGTTGGCGATACTATCTTAAGACAGCGTTTGTGGTGATTGGTCTCTCTTTTTGGATTGCCTGGTTGTTGGAGAGCATACTTGCCGGGGATCATTATCTTTTTGGGTTCATTAAAGTTACTTATCTGCTCGATTTGCTCTTTCTTTATTTGCTCCCGTTGTTACCGTTCATGTTCCGTCCGGCCCAGGAATATTTTGTGTGGCTGAAGAAAAATGTGTTTGTCGGGTCACGATTGTTTATCTTTTTACGGCCCTTACCTGTTTCTTTGCGCACACTGGCGGCCAGCCGGTATGTTTTTCTTGTGGTCCACGTCCTGATCTTTGTCAGTTTGTTGTTTATTTTGCTGCTCATCTGGCTGCATACCATTGATTGGAAATCGTCAGGAATGAACCATCTTTCATTGGTCTTGGTTTGGATGTCCATTGGGCTGATCATTGGCAGTCTTTATTCTGCCTGTGAATTGGTTTACCGGGACAACAAGTTTGTTGTCAAAGTGGTGGTGTACTCATTGCTTTTTTATTCTGCCCTGCTGCTTTTTCCTGTGTTGATGGAGTGGCTTCTGGGCATGGGCTTAGTACAATGGACGATCTATGTGTCCCTTCACCATCCCGTTTTGGCCCCCTGTGCCTTTCTGGTGGGGGCTGCTGTGAGTGTATTGCTGGGCTGCTGGTACTTGCACCGCTTGATGTGCAAGACGGATCTTCTGGTGTAAGGATATAGCACAAAGGAGGTGGGGCAATGCGCATCCCCATTTGTATTGATCCTGACAGCAAAGAACCATTGTACCATCAAATTGAACGGCAGATTAAAGCGTTGATTGTTGGCGGACAATTGCCTGCGGGGACACCACTGCCTTCTATCCGTGCCTTAGCAGCGGATCTGTCTTGCAGTGTGATCACCACCCGACGGGCTTATCAAAACTTGGAGAACGAGGGGTTGATCAAAACAAGCCAGGGCAAAGGCACCTTTGTATCCGCTGTTGGGGATGTTCAGCGTTTGCACATGAAAAATGAAACAGTCTATGAAGCCTTTCGCCAAGCGGTCAATACAGGCCTGCAGCTGGATTTGGATATCACTGAACTGCGGCATATTTTTGAACAAGTGTTACAGGAGCTAGCCAATCAGAAAGGGGAATGATCATTATGGCTAAACCTCTGGTAAAAATTGCAGGATTACAAAAAGAAATGGGTCATTTTACCCTGGGACCTGTTCAGTTTCAGATTGAGCCGGGCAGTATTGTGGCCGTGGTCGGTCCAAATGGGGCGGGAAAAAGTTCCTTGTTCAAGCTCTTACTCCATTTGCTCCATCCTGATCAAGGGGAAATCTCCCTGTTTGGCTTACACTACCCGGAGCATGAAGTGGTCATCAAACAACGAATTGGCTATGTGCCACAGGATATGTCCGGATGTGAAGGGATGAAAGTGCAAGACATTGTCAAGTGGACGAAACGCTGGTATCCCCGCTGGCAAGCGGCGGAAGTGGAACATTGGCTGAACACGTTCGAGATTGCTCCGCAGATGATCTATAAAAACTTATCTAAAGGGTTGCAAAGAAAGTTCGCTTTTGCCCTGGCACTGGGTGTAAATGGTGACCTGTTACTCCTTGATGAACCATCGGCCGGAGTGGATATGTTTAGTTTACCTGCCGTTTATGAAGGATTGGTTCGTTATATGGAAGCTGGACAGAGAAGCATCTTGTTGGCCACTCATCAACCCCAGGAAGTCAAACAGTTGGCTGATTACATTTTCTTAATGTCCAGGGGAAAACAGATAGGTGTATATGAAAAAGACCGGTTGCTGACCAGCTACAAAGCTGTGTGGATCAGTCAAGGGCAACCCTTGCCTGCTGAGTTGCCTGCTGTGC
The sequence above is a segment of the Caldalkalibacillus uzonensis genome. Coding sequences within it:
- a CDS encoding MFS transporter produces the protein MTNNNATQTIYPILLIIGFVHLLTDAIQSVIPAMFPILEQSMGLTFLQLGIIAFALNMTSSIMQPVVGWLTDKRPSPFALPIGLCFTLVGIIGIAVAPSFWYALLSALLIGLGSATFHPEGSRVAYMAAGNRRGLAQSIYQVGGNTGQAMAPLITALILVPLGQFGAIWFTIVTLIAIALLLYIASWYRTQLQEGRKKKSRQTVNQVKVGGYTIGFALCLLVFLVFARSWYHAAITNFYAFYLIEQYQLTIRQSQVYIFLFLAAGAIGTFAGGPLADRFGKRNILFFSMVGSAPLALWLPHAGPLMAYVLMTLIGFIILSSFAVVVVYAQELLPGKIGMVSGLIVGLAFGMGAIGSVALGWLADLTGLRLTMIGVACLPLVGLLAILLPADQTIKTWYTPNLPSQGEQASSPAGRA
- a CDS encoding GntR family transcriptional regulator, producing the protein MRIPICIDPDSKEPLYHQIERQIKALIVGGQLPAGTPLPSIRALAADLSCSVITTRRAYQNLENEGLIKTSQGKGTFVSAVGDVQRLHMKNETVYEAFRQAVNTGLQLDLDITELRHIFEQVLQELANQKGE
- a CDS encoding ATP-binding cassette domain-containing protein, which encodes MAKPLVKIAGLQKEMGHFTLGPVQFQIEPGSIVAVVGPNGAGKSSLFKLLLHLLHPDQGEISLFGLHYPEHEVVIKQRIGYVPQDMSGCEGMKVQDIVKWTKRWYPRWQAAEVEHWLNTFEIAPQMIYKNLSKGLQRKFAFALALGVNGDLLLLDEPSAGVDMFSLPAVYEGLVRYMEAGQRSILLATHQPQEVKQLADYIFLMSRGKQIGVYEKDRLLTSYKAVWISQGQPLPAELPAVHKVEQQGGLCRLVTSDVEATRAFLDAQQCPIIRIESLELEEILALLIEGGSHHRDRMD